The following proteins are co-located in the Oligoflexia bacterium genome:
- a CDS encoding methyltransferase, which translates to DGSFLLLNQDFFESATGVDSNLSQIQSNKKRFHDLPKMSFTTTNDLIDGHLNAKFDVVTCMEVIEHCALPERELVLKNLNALLKPGGHVVISVPIEIGPTLLFKQLFRRIAGWRGIGDYKYIEPYSMSELIKMVMATQNTEINRPVHEHVNPPAPPLKLHSHKGFNWRALKKRLNQDFIIDQTYFSPIPINQGLVNSQVFFVCRKPDSTQ; encoded by the coding sequence GATGGAAGTTTTCTATTACTAAACCAAGATTTTTTTGAATCAGCAACGGGCGTTGATTCAAATCTTAGTCAAATTCAATCAAATAAAAAGAGATTTCATGATCTTCCCAAAATGTCATTTACAACGACCAATGATCTTATCGATGGGCACTTAAACGCAAAATTTGATGTAGTAACTTGCATGGAAGTTATAGAGCATTGTGCCCTGCCTGAAAGAGAACTCGTACTTAAAAACTTAAACGCACTTCTAAAACCAGGCGGACATGTTGTGATTTCAGTTCCAATTGAAATCGGACCCACATTACTTTTTAAGCAATTGTTTCGCCGCATAGCTGGATGGCGCGGCATTGGAGATTATAAATACATTGAACCCTATTCTATGAGTGAACTTATCAAAATGGTGATGGCAACCCAAAATACTGAGATAAATCGCCCGGTACATGAGCACGTTAACCCACCTGCTCCACCACTAAAACTTCATTCCCATAAAGGGTTTAACTGGCGCGCTTTAAAGAAGCGTCTCAACCAAGATTTCATCATCGATCAGACGTATTTCTCGCCTATTCCGATTAACCAAGGTCTTGTTAACAGTCAGGTTTTTTTCGTTTGCCGAAAACCTGACTCGACTCAGTAA